The Prochlorococcus marinus XMU1404 DNA segment TGGAAAGCTGCCCATACATATGAATGCCTCCAGCCTGGTACCTGTAATTTCTAAACTCTTTTTGCGTTTTCAAGACTGCTTTGCGACATAAGCACTCGGGCGTAAGGGGGAGCTTTAGGGGGAGCTAGAGCCTATTAACAACCTATATAATCTTCGGAGATATACTTTCATTTAGTCTCAGACTCTTGTCATTATCTTTAAATAATTAAACCTATAACTAGGATTTCAAGGAAATCTCATTTGATAGATCGAGTCCTTTGGGAGCACTAGGTCGCAGGTTCGGATCCTGTCGCTCCGACTCTAATAATCGAAGTCATAGAAAGGTTCCCCAGCCTTTCTTTTTTATTGGTTGAAATATGACATATTTTTATTTATGTCATAATTATGTCATATGCTTGTGTTTGCTTATTTATTCGCAGATATTCCTAGTTATTCCTAATAAATTTTTCAAGAATACATAATTTAATAAATAGTTTATTTAATAAATAGTTTGCTTAAGGTCGAGGCGTGATACTAAAAGGGGTTTTGGTGCAGCTTTACCCCTCTTTTTTTGTCCAAACTTCCTCCGTTCTTCGCCAACCTTGAGCAATTAATTTTTTCCATTCTTCTCTAGCTGCTTCTGTCTTTAATTCTTCTCTAGTTGTCATAACAGGTGGCTCTTTACCCCATGTAGAATTAACCTTCCCAGAATCAATAAACATATATTTAAAAAATTGGTCTTTATTGTTTGTATTTTCGATAAACCTTTTTACTCTTGATCTATTTGAATTAACCAACCAGTAAGACCTAGCCATTAATTAAGTGGTGCAAGTAGTAATCGTTTCATTTATTTAATCCCATTATTATGAGATTTGTTTTCTTTGTACTTGCCCAGCGTTTCTTAGTTAGCTCTTGATATTCAAGACTATTGTAAGCATCTATCGCAGCTTGCTTTGAGGGGAATGAAATAACAACTGATAGTTTTCCACCTCTACCTTCAACAATTTGAGGATCAGAATCTTTCATAACTAAAGATCCTCCTACTGACTTAAGCCAAGGTTTAAATTCTTGAACATATTCTTTAAA contains these protein-coding regions:
- a CDS encoding DUF1651 domain-containing protein, producing MARSYWLVNSNRSRVKRFIENTNNKDQFFKYMFIDSGKVNSTWGKEPPVMTTREELKTEAAREEWKKLIAQGWRRTEEVWTKKEG
- a CDS encoding DUF1330 domain-containing protein; this translates as MRKLLIPLLAAFALPTAVNASGFWLLTTTVKKPAAFKEYVQEFKPWLKSVGGSLVMKDSDPQIVEGRGGKLSVVISFPSKQAAIDAYNSLEYQELTKKRWASTKKTNLIIMGLNK